The DNA region tacagtatataaaataattaaaccaAAATCGAGTCACCTGCCCGCACGACCATGCAGGTAACAGACATCCATTGGGAAggtaaaatattctaaatatagcttaggctacacttaaactgatattgttattattattttttaggtgttttaaagctgattaacaaaggcagagtttgctcagtgtcgtttgattatatgtacatgATGCAGTAGTTTTCTGTACCCAGAGTTATTGTTATTGATTCTGATTGGGTCtttatcatagactgtataaataatgtagGTTTATAGCAACTTtctccacctgctgtggaggagtcgGACATACagtacttctgtcaataaatggattctcctaCACTGCTTGTATAGTATACAGTCTCAGCTTTGGTGGAAATCTACTCTGAGCAGGCAGTTGGACCACTGTTGTGTCTATAAAACTGCATCAGGTCATTTGATCTTACCCGTCCTGAGCAGAGAGCTCTTTCCATAGGCCAAAAACTTCTCTATCCAATCAGGGCAAATCTTAGAGATGTCATTCTTATAGTGTTGTAATCTGGCTTTGTCAGCATCCCATCTCAGTTTGGTCACGACTGCCTGTGGTTTCGGAGCAATCCATGTCCACGTCTTCAGATCCAATGCTATGAAGTCTTCTCCATTGTAACCAAACTGCATAAAACCATTAACTTCTCCAGTCTCATCGTCCCACTCACAGCCCCTCATCCTCTGTAAAATGTGGacacctgagagacagaaacagagacttAATAAACGACGATGGAGAGGAAATGGAAAAGTGAAATCAAATAGAAACAAATCAGGATGCTGATGAAGATTTTAGCagtgaaatgtgaaatataCATTAATACTGTACCTCCAGATTGGTTAAAGCGCTGCTTTAAAGTAGATAGTGTGGCTCTGAAGAAGTGTGGCTGAACCGCAGTACACTCCTCAACGTACCGCTCCATCTGCTCAGGAAAGTATTCTAATAATGTTTTAATCCAGCCCAGTTTGGGATTTACTGTCACCTTTTTAGTGTCACAGGAACCCAACAGAAGTCCGTCAAACATTGCAGCACCCATAAACTCTGGGATGTTTGGGACTCCCATAGATGCAGTTACAATATACTCAAGCGAGTGTCTCACTGCAAGAAAGACAAGGTTAATACATTCATTTTACACATTACTTAcaaacacatcatcatcatcatcatcatgagtacagtgaccaaaaaaaaaaagttaaactaaaCTACAAGGGCCGTATTCTCAAAAATCACAAGAGCAcctaatttgaaaaaacaaaacaaaacaaaacaaaacgaacATGGAGTCCTAGCCTCGGAGAGATTTCGGAAAAAACTCAGAGTTGAACCTTAGCGAGGTGAGGTTGACCCTGTTGCCCCAGCTGCTATGATACTTCATTTTATAATACATCATAGGAACTGTAACTGTACGTGGTAATTCCTCAATTGTGACTGAAAGAGTTCATTTGTAGAAAATGTCACAACTCTCAGACTTTTCTTAGACAGTCGTCACAGGAGCAGCTCTCTGTACCGGGAAGCTTTGTGACACGATCTCAGGTGTGTCACAGCGCTGAGTGACAAGTGACGCATTTACAAAGTGATCTTACCTGGAGATGAAACGTGACAGAAGAAAAGCAACATAAGTAtctttttcatcttgttttgatAAAAACGTGTGAGTAAAGGTCCAAATTGGCTCAGCTCTTTGGTTTTCTGTGCAGCGCTTTTTCCTCGCGGAGACTGGTGGGCGTGGCTCTGAGTTGACGAAGTAGAAGTCGGTTCAAGATTCACGGCAACGACTGCAGCTATATTATCCACAGATGAGCAATTTGATTCACAGCCAGCGGTAATAAATAGACATCAAacgaaacaaataaacacaattataAATACCAAATGCAAATTACAATTATAGTGCCATTTACAAGGCTGATAGCAGGAATAAACAACTCTAATCTTCCACTtggtttcttttatttgtgtgtttagtttaattttgtttatacaTGTGCGaaataaagattcattcattcattcattgttgttatttcccACTTGGCTGAGCTGTAGTTTGAGTTAAATACAATCATGCCACagctttattaaaaacaaacaaggcacATATTTTTCATAGCATCTTAAAGCTTCTAAAACAAGTCTGCTGGAGCTCCAAAAATCACCCAGCGTGGCCACTTTTAGCTCGGGTCGCTCAGATTATCTGCAGTGGCTGACTCAGCTGATAGGCAACTCCATGTGAATGC from Plectropomus leopardus isolate mb chromosome 18, YSFRI_Pleo_2.0, whole genome shotgun sequence includes:
- the LOC121957486 gene encoding major histocompatibility complex class I-related gene protein-like — its product is MKKILMLLFFCHVSSPVRHSLEYIVTASMGVPNIPEFMGAAMFDGLLLGSCDTKKVTVNPKLGWIKTLLEYFPEQMERYVEECTAVQPHFFRATLSTLKQRFNQSGGVHILQRMRGCEWDDETGEVNGFMQFGYNGEDFIALDLKTWTWIAPKPQAVVTKLRWDADKARLQHYKNDISKICPDWIEKFLAYGKSSLLRTERPSVSLLQKSPSSPVSCHATGFYPDRAMMFWRKDGEEIHEDVDLGEILPNHDGSFQMSVDLDVSSVAPEDWSRYDCVFHLSGLEEDIVTKLDKAAIRTNWEKSSDRNTAITAAVSVLAVVLMVVTGVTVYKKKTAECPPCPPDNMSELSQKLNSKT